The following proteins come from a genomic window of Bacteroidota bacterium:
- a CDS encoding T9SS type A sorting domain-containing protein: MRKDLTNNGRIQVISSYSSNVTFGNGTLANNIYTPFKSQSTDARTQIIYSAAELLQSGMISGDRISGLQFSVVSKGSNAAFNGFTVSYALVPFNQHSNTTPYGGALTTVYGPMAYSTVQGTNVIALTTPIIWDGNSNLLIQYCFNNAANIGSTDDRIAITQTTGRKSTLILSSTTNASAGCALQPGAGVTDNFFSGSNSFRPNFTFLFDRTYAKAILSVQEDWINNGTFVPGYSRVLLDSTRIQTISGTSVTMFNELEVSKGAAAQTVTLQKDMIIDSSLILTQGALLMNGKYIRMNNGAPSAGSLLAPTGPFTRTNGFLISENAASLVIWKNVNNNGYRVVPFGSEAIATPVYIPFSCNLKGGAIGDLSISTYKAVGNLPWPLSVTHFNPATGPGNNAAAAADRFWVLSKTGVTAIADITFRFTPAERPVGMSVIDPGRAQPWRSGTVSNSWMRLVSPYTSQTYTQTYGQTAGSSDSVRVINWDWPIIPAGPAPYFEPAGPIGNSNPWTITRSSTPCGDGPLAVPAITIDTVINEICAGASNAYIAISVTGGVSPYSYLWSDGVPIEDRVNMTAGTYTVVVTDANGATATATVIVTVSNQPPATPSAISGSAYGVCNKTRTYTVTNVPGVTFIWSVPPGMTLLSGQGTNTVSIQFSNSFNVGDILVVASNPCANSNARTKTVRGRPNKPSWISGPAVFCWNDTVTYTTTGVTGATSYIWTVPIGVLIISGQNTASITVTGVSSYLTGDICVKAKNDCGASGNYCIPVEVQIAPQPINNISGNANGVCGQTLNYSVTNQPGVTYTWTIPSGANLNSGQGTNSISVTYSNANITGSIAVTASGFCGPAVSKSKTIRAKPLSPVAINGPGSICYNQQPVSYSCPAVAGATWYNWTLPAGASFVSGQGTTNVLLNFNGTPGTTVQLKVNAGNNCGSSSNYIANIILNNCPRLAGKEVAFHLHPNPATNQVLITWNNEREETVHISCIDILGKTVIAEQIPSGSGAQQLLLNTSALSSGVYIIRLQVGEEIVQSKKLVIE, encoded by the coding sequence GTGAGAAAAGATCTGACCAATAACGGAAGGATTCAGGTGATCAGCTCCTATAGCAGTAATGTTACTTTCGGAAACGGGACACTTGCGAATAATATATATACTCCATTTAAATCACAGAGTACAGATGCAAGAACACAAATAATATATTCTGCTGCCGAACTATTACAGAGCGGTATGATCAGCGGTGATCGTATTTCAGGTTTGCAGTTTAGCGTCGTATCGAAAGGGAGTAATGCCGCTTTTAATGGATTTACGGTGAGTTACGCACTTGTACCATTTAACCAGCATAGCAATACCACTCCTTATGGTGGTGCACTGACAACGGTATACGGACCTATGGCCTATTCTACCGTTCAGGGCACTAACGTTATCGCCTTAACGACACCCATTATCTGGGATGGAAACAGTAATCTGCTCATTCAGTATTGCTTCAACAATGCTGCGAACATCGGATCAACAGATGATCGCATCGCCATTACACAAACCACCGGGAGGAAATCCACATTGATTTTATCCAGCACGACCAATGCATCAGCGGGCTGCGCCTTGCAACCGGGAGCAGGGGTAACGGATAATTTCTTTTCAGGCTCCAATTCGTTCCGCCCCAACTTCACCTTCCTCTTTGACCGTACTTATGCGAAGGCTATACTAAGCGTGCAGGAAGACTGGATCAACAACGGCACCTTTGTACCGGGATACAGCAGAGTACTGTTAGATAGTACACGCATACAAACTATCTCGGGCACTTCGGTGACGATGTTCAATGAGCTGGAGGTAAGCAAGGGCGCTGCTGCTCAAACGGTCACCTTACAAAAGGATATGATCATCGATTCATCTCTTATTCTTACACAAGGAGCTTTGCTGATGAACGGGAAATACATCAGGATGAACAATGGTGCACCTTCTGCAGGAAGTTTATTGGCACCAACAGGTCCATTCACAAGGACCAATGGTTTTCTGATCAGTGAAAATGCAGCCTCTCTTGTCATCTGGAAAAATGTAAATAATAACGGTTACCGTGTTGTTCCTTTCGGAAGCGAAGCGATTGCAACACCGGTCTATATTCCTTTCTCCTGTAATTTGAAAGGTGGTGCGATCGGGGATTTGAGTATTTCGACTTACAAAGCCGTCGGTAATTTACCCTGGCCGCTATCGGTAACACATTTCAATCCGGCCACCGGTCCGGGGAATAATGCAGCAGCAGCAGCAGATCGCTTCTGGGTACTAAGTAAAACAGGCGTTACAGCAATAGCAGATATTACTTTTCGCTTTACTCCCGCAGAGCGTCCGGTGGGGATGTCAGTCATAGATCCTGGACGTGCTCAACCATGGCGAAGCGGAACAGTAAGTAATTCATGGATGCGCCTGGTGAGTCCCTATACCTCGCAAACCTATACACAGACCTACGGGCAGACCGCCGGGTCCTCGGACTCAGTGAGAGTGATCAACTGGGATTGGCCCATAATACCTGCCGGACCTGCGCCTTATTTTGAACCTGCGGGACCCATCGGCAATAGCAACCCATGGACGATTACCCGCAGCAGTACTCCTTGCGGTGACGGCCCATTGGCGGTACCTGCGATTACTATAGATACGGTGATAAATGAGATATGCGCCGGTGCTTCCAATGCATATATTGCCATCTCTGTTACAGGAGGCGTTTCACCCTATTCGTATTTGTGGAGTGATGGTGTTCCCATTGAAGACAGAGTGAATATGACAGCCGGAACGTATACGGTGGTAGTGACCGATGCGAACGGTGCCACAGCCACTGCTACGGTTATAGTTACCGTTAGTAATCAGCCTCCGGCGACGCCTTCTGCCATCTCCGGATCCGCATACGGTGTTTGCAATAAAACGAGAACCTATACGGTAACCAATGTTCCGGGCGTCACTTTTATCTGGAGTGTACCTCCGGGAATGACACTCCTTTCCGGACAGGGTACCAACACGGTCAGTATTCAGTTTAGCAATAGTTTTAACGTGGGAGATATTCTCGTGGTAGCCTCCAATCCTTGTGCTAACAGCAACGCACGTACGAAAACGGTAAGGGGAAGACCGAATAAGCCATCCTGGATTTCGGGACCCGCTGTATTCTGCTGGAATGATACGGTAACGTATACTACAACGGGAGTAACCGGTGCCACTTCTTATATCTGGACAGTTCCCATCGGCGTACTCATCATCAGCGGACAAAACACCGCCAGCATCACGGTAACCGGTGTCAGCAGTTATCTGACGGGAGATATTTGTGTAAAGGCCAAAAATGATTGTGGTGCCAGCGGAAATTATTGTATTCCTGTTGAAGTACAAATCGCTCCTCAGCCGATCAACAATATCAGTGGAAATGCGAATGGTGTTTGCGGACAAACTCTCAATTATTCGGTCACCAATCAACCGGGAGTCACGTACACCTGGACGATTCCTTCGGGAGCGAATCTCAACTCCGGACAAGGCACCAACAGCATCAGTGTTACTTATTCCAACGCTAATATAACGGGTAGCATAGCCGTAACGGCAAGTGGATTCTGCGGACCTGCTGTCAGCAAATCGAAGACCATTCGTGCAAAGCCATTATCACCTGTTGCCATCAACGGCCCGGGAAGTATTTGCTACAATCAACAGCCTGTAAGTTACAGTTGTCCTGCTGTAGCGGGCGCCACCTGGTACAACTGGACCCTCCCTGCCGGAGCAAGCTTCGTCAGCGGACAAGGAACGACCAATGTCCTACTAAACTTTAATGGTACACCGGGAACTACGGTACAGTTAAAAGTAAATGCCGGCAACAATTGCGGAAGCAGTTCAAATTATATTGCTAATATCATTTTGAATAATTGTCCGAGGTTAGCGGGAAAAGAAGTTGCATTTCATCTCCACCCCAATCCGGCCACCAACCAGGTATTGATCACGTGGAACAATGAACGGGAAGAAACTGTGCACATCAGTTGCATTGATATTCTTGGAAAGACCGTCATCGCAGAGCAGATACCATCCGGCAGCGGAGCACAACAATTGCTGTTAAACACCAGCGCTCTTTCTTCCGGCGTATATATTATTCGACTACAGGTGGGAGAAGAGATCGTGCAGAGCAAAAAGCTGGTCATAGAATAA
- a CDS encoding HNH endonuclease, whose translation MDHIIPLSEGGSDDPSNMQLLTKEAHERKTARERASRWRSTSTSRPYFSKPSYSTGTRKSQKIIHTGPKGGRYYYNSKGKKVYVGR comes from the coding sequence ATCGATCACATCATACCCTTGTCAGAGGGCGGCAGCGATGACCCCTCCAACATGCAATTGCTCACGAAGGAAGCCCACGAACGCAAGACCGCCCGCGAACGCGCCTCCCGCTGGCGCTCCACCAGCACCTCACGACCCTATTTCAGCAAACCATCATACTCCACCGGCACCCGCAAATCACAAAAAATAATTCATACCGGTCCGAAGGGAGGAAGGTATTATTATAACAGTAAGGGGAAGAAGGTGTATGTGGGGAGATAG
- a CDS encoding WYL domain-containing protein encodes MEHLSTVYTAIIEQLPLQISYKPFLGEVTNFGFSSYLLKEYNNRWFVFGIKDGEKTITNLAIDRIGSISKPTTPFTFNQHFNPEDYFHDIIGVTKLENKDKIEIQLRFTVKRGQYVKSKPLHHSQKIIKENTKSLLLQIDVIPNYELMSVILSFGSDVEVVGPKSYRKEIADAIQRAAQVY; translated from the coding sequence ATGGAACATCTAAGTACTGTATATACAGCAATCATTGAACAACTGCCTCTACAGATATCCTACAAACCCTTTCTGGGAGAGGTTACAAATTTTGGTTTCTCTTCTTACTTGTTAAAAGAGTATAATAACCGATGGTTTGTATTTGGAATAAAAGATGGAGAAAAAACTATTACAAATCTGGCGATAGACCGCATAGGCTCAATTTCAAAGCCTACTACTCCTTTTACATTCAATCAACACTTTAATCCGGAAGATTATTTTCATGATATTATTGGTGTCACGAAACTAGAAAATAAAGATAAAATCGAAATTCAACTAAGGTTCACCGTTAAAAGAGGGCAATATGTTAAATCCAAACCATTGCACCATTCTCAGAAAATCATTAAGGAAAACACAAAATCCTTATTGCTACAAATTGACGTTATTCCTAATTACGAGTTAATGTCTGTGATACTAAGTTTTGGCAGTGATGTAGAGGTGGTCGGGCCAAAAAGTTATAGGAAAGAAATTGCCGATGCAATTCAAAGAGCTGCCCAAGTTTATTAA
- a CDS encoding CRISPR-associated endonuclease Cas6 — translation MDLKIDKLDLKQINMQVWNKKFKYRMRHWIALNSENYLKYRALEKVEDKLLMLEQILKGNILSMAKGIEWNIDKQIELKIEKVEKELTVKLKGVKVSAFDLVFETNVFLPDNIGLGKSVTFGYGVVRPYREKVIHTEDVERA, via the coding sequence TTGGATCTAAAGATTGATAAGTTAGATCTGAAGCAAATTAATATGCAGGTTTGGAACAAGAAGTTCAAATATAGAATGAGGCATTGGATTGCATTAAATTCTGAGAATTATTTGAAATATCGCGCACTTGAAAAAGTTGAAGATAAACTCTTAATGTTAGAGCAGATTTTAAAAGGGAACATACTTTCTATGGCTAAAGGTATAGAATGGAATATTGATAAACAGATAGAATTGAAAATTGAGAAAGTTGAAAAGGAACTTACCGTAAAACTAAAGGGAGTAAAAGTTTCAGCATTCGATTTGGTTTTCGAGACAAACGTATTTCTGCCTGATAATATTGGTTTAGGAAAAAGTGTAACATTTGGATATGGAGTAGTACGGCCATACCGTGAGAAAGTAATACATACTGAAGATGTCGAACGAGCGTAA
- the csm2 gene encoding type III-A CRISPR-associated protein Csm2 gives MRNYYSEVKRIQMKGLRNNEADFLLLKPKLAYSAVKAKRKGALLFQERMEEAHAAVDSGKPDAEKRFKNFCDLLEAILAYHKVHDEKKDKR, from the coding sequence ATCAGGAATTATTATAGTGAAGTAAAAAGGATTCAGATGAAGGGTTTGAGAAACAATGAAGCCGACTTTTTACTATTGAAACCAAAACTTGCATATTCTGCAGTTAAAGCAAAAAGGAAAGGAGCGCTTTTATTTCAAGAAAGAATGGAAGAGGCACATGCTGCCGTTGATTCCGGTAAACCTGATGCTGAAAAAAGATTTAAAAATTTTTGTGATTTATTGGAAGCAATACTTGCATATCATAAAGTTCACGATGAAAAAAAAGATAAAAGATGA
- the csm4 gene encoding type III-A CRISPR-associated RAMP protein Csm4, producing the protein MNQESNFNNVAFSSAFPFFGDEYFLPKPLVKLPDFEKDEGAATAKKYKKINWLSKTHFVNLIHANECKIRSEELVADGGFLSAFPDNFKSQKFWMKEIQQRVQIPLDGNDTKPYYVERIRFNEMGGLYFMVTGDKTTIDKIAECLNWLGEQGIGTDRSVGNGQFSVSRDVISFNLPESKSGVLLSLYCPPTEERSSGFLDNSRYNLIKRGGYISSPEDENNLSLHKKSVFMFSEGSIFSNYASRKGYILDLNPSGARVKHPVYRDGRAFFLPIIIKDRS; encoded by the coding sequence ATTAATCAGGAGTCGAATTTTAATAATGTTGCTTTCTCTTCCGCTTTTCCATTTTTTGGGGATGAGTATTTTTTACCAAAGCCGCTTGTTAAATTACCTGATTTTGAAAAAGATGAAGGAGCTGCGACAGCGAAGAAGTATAAGAAAATAAATTGGCTATCAAAAACACACTTTGTAAACTTAATACATGCGAACGAATGTAAAATTAGGAGCGAAGAGTTGGTAGCTGATGGAGGATTTCTTTCTGCGTTTCCGGACAATTTTAAAAGTCAAAAATTCTGGATGAAAGAAATTCAACAAAGGGTTCAAATACCTCTAGACGGTAATGATACCAAACCTTATTATGTTGAAAGAATCCGGTTCAATGAAATGGGAGGATTGTATTTTATGGTAACAGGTGATAAAACTACCATAGATAAAATTGCAGAATGTTTGAATTGGTTGGGAGAGCAGGGTATTGGTACTGACAGATCAGTTGGGAACGGGCAGTTTTCAGTAAGTAGAGATGTCATCAGTTTTAACTTACCGGAATCAAAATCCGGAGTATTGCTGTCGCTGTATTGTCCACCAACAGAAGAAAGAAGCTCGGGCTTTCTCGATAATTCCAGATATAATTTGATAAAACGGGGAGGTTATATATCCAGCCCGGAAGATGAAAATAATCTTTCATTGCATAAGAAATCAGTATTTATGTTTTCGGAAGGCTCTATTTTTTCAAATTATGCGAGCCGCAAAGGCTATATTCTTGATTTAAATCCGTCAGGAGCCAGAGTAAAACATCCTGTTTATAGAGACGGAAGAGCTTTCTTTTTACCCATTATAATCAAAGACAGATCATGA
- the csm5 gene encoding type III-A CRISPR-associated RAMP protein Csm5, with translation MNKQLIIETLSPVHIGNGRVLMGGIEHLVFNNEMRIAVLDDKKVLEVIGKDRINTWIAAINRGNGVLELLENVDRSLTSEKVAMRWIHINSTNIPSHQNNIREQIHSGNIKPMIPGSSLKGSFRTSWFSKEVLKMGRIKKTRSGMF, from the coding sequence ATGAACAAGCAATTGATTATAGAAACATTAAGTCCGGTACATATTGGCAACGGTAGAGTACTGATGGGTGGAATAGAACATCTGGTTTTTAATAATGAAATGCGAATTGCCGTACTGGATGATAAAAAAGTACTTGAAGTTATAGGTAAGGATAGAATAAATACCTGGATTGCAGCAATAAACAGAGGAAATGGAGTGTTAGAACTTTTAGAAAATGTTGATCGAAGTCTTACCTCTGAAAAAGTGGCGATGAGATGGATTCATATTAATAGCACTAATATTCCTTCGCATCAAAACAATATTCGGGAACAAATCCATTCCGGTAATATAAAACCGATGATTCCGGGTTCTTCATTAAAAGGAAGTTTTCGTACATCTTGGTTTTCTAAAGAGGTTTTGAAAATGGGACGGATTAAAAAGACTAGGTCAGGAATGTTTTAA
- a CDS encoding sigma-54-dependent Fis family transcriptional regulator → MKRKSTSKIIISWIATGNDFKNGSVNKTGPNYAMHRFFYTDAKFHLLLHAETGDPLYQKNAEILSSSLKKDFKDHTIQLESIKIGDVISLNEILPKVSQLLLKYEEYEIDLFISPGTPMMQVAWVMTHLGKIGNTRLIQSRRPEHSKNNISEFFTTEIIPSAIPYFILIKENSKTNKEENEYIETGIETAIFRANQISGIDNINTLITGETGTGKEGMANLIHSSSSRKSHPFITINCSAFSDELLGAELFGSVKGAFTGAVDRKGLFETANGGTVFLDEIGDISPKMQQSLLRVLQNRTFMRLGETKEIKTDVRIITATNKRLEEMSYSGLFRSDLFYRLNQTRIHLPALFERGENAIKQIVNQKSKERSGLYKKPALHLNKDAWSLLTSYRFPGNIRELENIIDELYIFKEDENITSMDLSPLLKSTSSKENTRINTVVLLKDVIRNHCKSTLEIHQSKAKTIKALGISINTLNKYLED, encoded by the coding sequence ATGAAAAGAAAATCCACCTCTAAGATAATCATTTCCTGGATTGCCACAGGCAACGACTTTAAAAATGGTTCTGTAAATAAAACCGGACCTAATTATGCCATGCACAGATTCTTTTATACAGATGCAAAATTTCATTTGCTGTTACATGCCGAAACCGGGGATCCGTTATACCAAAAAAATGCTGAAATACTGTCCTCCTCTTTAAAAAAGGACTTTAAGGACCACACCATTCAACTGGAATCCATAAAAATTGGAGATGTAATTTCATTAAATGAGATCTTGCCAAAAGTAAGTCAACTTCTGTTAAAATACGAAGAATATGAAATAGATCTCTTTATTTCTCCGGGAACTCCTATGATGCAAGTAGCCTGGGTAATGACACATCTTGGCAAAATTGGCAATACGCGGCTCATACAATCGAGACGTCCTGAACATTCTAAAAATAATATCTCAGAATTTTTTACAACGGAAATTATTCCATCTGCAATTCCATATTTCATTCTTATCAAAGAAAACTCAAAAACAAATAAGGAGGAAAATGAATACATTGAGACCGGGATTGAAACTGCGATTTTTCGAGCAAATCAAATCTCGGGAATTGATAATATAAACACATTGATTACCGGGGAAACGGGCACGGGAAAAGAAGGAATGGCTAATTTGATCCATAGCTCCAGCTCCAGAAAAAGTCATCCATTTATAACCATAAATTGTTCTGCATTTTCTGATGAACTTTTAGGGGCTGAATTATTTGGATCTGTAAAAGGTGCATTTACGGGTGCTGTGGACAGGAAAGGCCTCTTTGAAACCGCTAATGGGGGAACTGTTTTTTTAGACGAGATTGGTGATATCAGTCCTAAAATGCAACAATCCTTATTGCGTGTTCTACAGAACAGAACATTTATGCGACTAGGAGAAACCAAGGAAATAAAAACTGACGTAAGAATTATCACAGCAACCAATAAACGGTTAGAAGAAATGAGTTACTCCGGTTTATTTCGTTCAGATTTGTTTTACAGACTAAACCAAACCAGAATACACTTGCCGGCATTATTCGAGCGGGGTGAAAATGCCATAAAACAAATTGTTAATCAAAAATCTAAAGAGCGGAGTGGCTTATACAAAAAACCTGCTTTACATTTGAATAAAGACGCCTGGTCGCTTTTAACATCCTATCGTTTCCCGGGCAATATTCGTGAGTTGGAAAACATAATCGATGAACTTTATATTTTTAAGGAAGATGAAAATATAACAAGTATGGATCTATCCCCTCTCTTAAAAAGCACCTCTTCAAAAGAAAATACAAGAATCAATACAGTAGTTTTGCTTAAAGATGTAATTCGTAACCATTGTAAAAGCACATTGGAAATTCATCAATCAAAGGCCAAAACTATCAAAGCATTAGGGATCAGCATAAATACTTTAAATAAATACCTGGAAGATTGA
- the cas1 gene encoding CRISPR-associated endonuclease Cas1, with protein sequence MFNCLLNYTYGILYGKVESALIKAGIDPSIGIHHRDDYNKPVFVYDVIEKYRVWADNVVISVCMQEVIFIEFFDVEDGAFWLNNEGKRILIQAFNDYIDEIIVLNGLSRSRATHIDLEMQQLASFLLNG encoded by the coding sequence ATGTTTAATTGCTTATTGAATTATACCTATGGTATATTGTATGGTAAGGTTGAATCTGCCTTGATTAAAGCGGGGATTGATCCTTCTATTGGGATCCATCACCGCGATGATTACAATAAGCCGGTGTTTGTTTATGATGTTATTGAAAAATACAGGGTTTGGGCAGATAATGTTGTGATCAGTGTATGTATGCAGGAAGTAATATTCATTGAATTTTTTGATGTAGAAGATGGCGCTTTTTGGTTAAACAATGAAGGGAAACGCATATTAATACAAGCTTTCAATGACTACATAGATGAAATAATTGTATTGAATGGATTAAGCCGTAGTCGGGCAACACATATTGATCTTGAAATGCAGCAATTGGCTTCATTCCTTTTAAACGGTTGA
- the cas2 gene encoding CRISPR-associated endonuclease Cas2, whose product MRTKISKYLIRKGCIRVQKSVFLAQIDRKVFMEIHSTLKKVQDMYNNTDSILFLQVAEDNLRSMKMVGEQVDVELIIEGKNTLFF is encoded by the coding sequence GTGAGAACAAAGATCTCAAAATATCTCATTCGCAAAGGCTGCATCAGAGTACAGAAGTCAGTATTTCTGGCACAGATAGATCGTAAAGTTTTTATGGAAATACATTCTACCTTAAAAAAAGTACAGGATATGTATAACAATACAGATAGTATATTATTTTTGCAAGTAGCAGAGGACAATTTACGCAGTATGAAAATGGTAGGCGAACAAGTAGACGTTGAATTAATTATTGAAGGTAAAAATACGCTCTTCTTTTAG
- a CDS encoding AAA family ATPase: MAAKGTPCFLAAPTGRAAKVISGKTGRNAKTIHSLIYTTESGSNGVNIRLTRKLNLSQKLSVFIIDEASMISDRLGGDEKFIATKSLLADLIEFVKEGNPGNKIIFIGDRFQLPPVNRNFSAALDPQHISDHYKLKVIMMELKEVMRQNSDSYILSNAIQLRNSMEQQSVFPGLQLPKLYNISDALSTFSKLHKKDQHNDVAFIAFTNKDVNWFNSAYRSRKFKQPQILMKDDAVVLNQSWSGEGKLLLKGEPAFITSVNQYSMEKVAGLTFMDVELAVQDENGESSFIHSKALLEVLTSEKGELVYETEQALYHDRIAKNKKFRETLRNSDDPYLGALRLRYGYALTCHKAQGGEWDNIILHPWFKKDDYRWQYTAITKGRKKVYSY; this comes from the coding sequence TTGGCCGCTAAAGGTACACCGTGTTTTTTAGCCGCCCCAACAGGAAGAGCTGCCAAAGTGATCAGCGGAAAAACGGGACGCAATGCCAAAACTATTCATAGTCTCATTTATACAACGGAGTCAGGCAGTAATGGCGTAAACATACGCCTTACTAGGAAATTAAATTTATCTCAAAAGCTATCTGTTTTTATTATAGACGAAGCTTCAATGATCTCTGATCGCTTGGGTGGAGATGAAAAATTTATTGCTACTAAATCCCTGCTGGCTGATTTGATAGAGTTTGTGAAAGAAGGAAATCCTGGTAATAAGATCATCTTTATAGGCGATCGCTTTCAATTGCCTCCTGTAAATCGTAATTTTTCCGCAGCTCTTGACCCTCAGCATATTTCCGATCATTATAAATTGAAAGTAATTATGATGGAGTTAAAAGAAGTAATGCGTCAAAATAGCGATAGCTACATCCTTTCTAATGCCATACAACTTAGAAACAGCATGGAACAGCAAAGTGTCTTTCCCGGTCTTCAGTTACCAAAATTGTACAATATTTCAGATGCACTTTCTACTTTTAGTAAATTGCATAAGAAGGATCAGCACAATGATGTGGCATTTATTGCATTCACGAATAAAGATGTAAATTGGTTTAATTCAGCATACCGTAGCCGAAAATTTAAACAACCGCAAATATTGATGAAAGATGATGCGGTAGTGCTGAATCAATCCTGGTCGGGAGAAGGGAAATTACTTTTGAAAGGAGAGCCTGCATTTATAACAAGTGTAAATCAGTATAGCATGGAGAAAGTGGCCGGACTTACTTTTATGGATGTTGAGTTAGCTGTTCAAGACGAAAATGGAGAAAGTAGTTTTATCCATTCCAAAGCTCTTCTTGAAGTATTAACTTCTGAAAAGGGTGAGTTGGTATATGAAACAGAACAAGCCTTATATCATGATCGAATTGCCAAAAACAAAAAATTCAGAGAAACACTTCGTAATTCCGACGATCCATATCTGGGAGCGCTGCGCTTAAGGTATGGTTATGCGCTTACTTGTCACAAAGCCCAGGGAGGGGAATGGGACAACATCATCCTTCACCCCTGGTTTAAAAAGGATGATTACCGTTGGCAATATACTGCCATTACCAAAGGCAGGAAGAAGGTGTATTCGTACTGA